From Panthera tigris isolate Pti1 chromosome B4, P.tigris_Pti1_mat1.1, whole genome shotgun sequence:
GTGGGAAGAGTGGGAATGATAACAGAGTTTGATGGGATGGAAATACTActaaggacagaaaataaaactattcatgATGTTTCATATTCACTTATTGGCAACTGTATCTCATTAGCCATGAAAGTAAATGACAGAAGAATCAGGCATTTGAATTTGATTAAGTAAAATGGTAAAGTTATATAACCCTGTCTATTGATGatggtgaggtgtgtgtgtgtgtgtgtacgtgtgtgtggtGTATTTTATGAAAACCATTTTCTGATATAATTTTAATGACAATCATTTTGGTTCTGAATGCAAAGCTCTTAATTGAATAAGAAATGGTATCCATCTCAATCTTGCTAAAATCAAGAGAGAAGAAGCATTTGTGCATGTTTTAAAACTCCTTCTAATTTCCCTCATATAAAAACTGTCAACAACCACTATCATATCAATCATCGCTATCATTATTCTCTGGCAGAATTgcaaagtaaacataaaattctCTATCCAGATACTTTGGAAATGCAAAGTATTGTTCTTCCTGGCATAACCTCCTAAAATATGAATGGTGTTACTCTATCTGAAAGATTGGTTTCCTAATTTTACTTTAGACACTAGTTACCACTGCTATTTTCCCCTTAGGactatcaatttctttctttcttttctatttagaCCTGGAAAAGTAGAGGACAGTAATGGGAAATCACACACAAGTGACAGTGTGACTGATCCTGGCAGGTTTGACTGATGATCCACAATTGAAAGTTGTGCTATTTGTCTTCCTGCTTCTCACCTACCTGCTAAGTGTCACTGGCAATCTGCTCATCATCACACTCACCCTGGTGGATATCACCCTCAAGACCcccatgtattttttcctttggaatttttccttcctagAAATTTCCTATACTACCACATGCATTCCCAAATTGTTGGTTGCTATGGCAACTGGGAACAAAaccatttcttttaattgttGTGTTATTCAAGTGTTTTTTGCCTTCCTTCTTGGTGCATCTGAATTTTACTTGCTGGCAGCCATGTCCTATGACCGCTATGTTGCCATCTGTAAGCCCCTGCATTACACAACCATCATGAGCAGTAAGATCTGCATGCAACTTGTCTTCTGTTGTTGGTTTGCTGGGTTTTTTGTCATCTTTCCACCTCTCCTCTTAGGCATAAACCTTGACTTCTGTGCCTCCAACGTTGTTGATCATTTCTACTGTGATACAACTCCCCTGCTGCAGATCTCCTGCTCAGACACACAGCTCTTAGCGACCATGGGATTCATTTCTGCATCAGTGACACTTGTGGTCACGTTGGTAATGGTGATAATATCATACAGCTTTATTGCATTAACAATTCTAAAAATCCCTTCAACTAATCAGAAGAAAAAGGCTTTTTCAACATGTTCCTCTCACATGATTGTGATATCTCTTTCTTATGGCAGCTGTATCTTCATGTACGTTAAGCCGTCAGTCAAAcaaagaatatctttttccaaGGGAATTGCAGTGCTCAATACCTCCATTGCCCCACTTTTAAATCCTTTCATTTACACTTTACGGAACCAGCAAGTGAAAAAAGCCTTCATGAACATGATACAAAGGGTTGTTTCTTTCTCAAGCAAATGAATATCCTGTTGCATAATGTATAatgcaaatgaacaaaggaaccCCAATAATATCAATGAATCTAATTATAGCTTCCAATACATAgtttctttcaatgttttttgctttcatgtctttgatattcatctttatatcttctcaagctatatttacaaaaaaaaaaaaatctttgttccaaagaagataattttattgATAACCTTTAACAGATATTTTTTCTCATCTCACTTCCATTTCCtataaatatctgaaataaatggAGTTGAGATTTTCAATCGGTCTCTGTTGTCTTTGAATGCTAGTCAAggttcaaaatatctttttatttatattatatttgatgTAACATACAACATAAAGTAttacacctttatttattttagttgaaTGTACTTACAACTAATATTCATTTATAGTTTTTGTAATACTACCAAATTATTGCTGCATACTCTaacaaaatgagaggaaaattgTGGCAGAGATTAAAGATTAGTGTTGATGCTCAAAttagaaaatgtctatttaaaaattgttcatgtGTCTAAGTAGATCCCTTAGAAtttagttttttagtttctattagAAAACTGTTAGCGTTTATATCAATTATAGGTGACAAAATGTTATTTCactgctatattttaaaaattaattatgaaatTCAAACTTATTTGGTGTTTCTATGCTcaaaaaatctcttcaacaacATGGGATACTCTGGAGCTAATTGGAAACTATAAGGGTAATTTGGAAAAACAATGGTAACTCagtgtatttattcttttcagatttttatacACATAGATATAAACATAGACAGTTATCCCagtaaaatcaaaatagaattaaAGTAAAACTTTACTTACAGATTTTTGAACTGTGGGTCATAATTTAGAATTTCAGGGTTTCAAAACTTTTCTGTGTcatggaaaaaatgtaaaacattaaatatagtaaaaacaTTTTCACAGTTACATAtcatgtttcatgttttttaatagaaatgtacATGCATtaggccttttttttctttttatcttaactATGGGTCttgatttgaatattttgaaaaatactctCTACTTCTGAATAGTTCATTAATGAACTGGATCTTAAAAGATATTTGAGTCATGAATTATTTCAGGAATAATAGTTAATGAAACCATTGATTACATTTTTTCCATGATCatttatgtatatacttttttaaagtttatttctttattatgagAGAGCACactagagagacaggaagagagagactcgCAAGCATACTCCAtgcggtcagtgcagagtcagacatggggctcaaactctctttttttttttttttttttaatatatgaaatttactgtcaaattggtttccatacaacacccagtgctcatcccaaaaggtgccctcctcaatacccatcacccaccctgccctccctcccaccctgccctccctcccaccccccatcaaccctcagtttgttctcagtttttaacagtctcttatgctttggctctctcccactctaacctcttttattttccttcccctcccccatgggtttctgttaagtttctcaggatccacataagaatgaaaacatatggtatctgtctttctctgtatggcttatttcacttggcatcacactctccagttccatccacgttgctacaaagggccatatttcattctttctcattgccatgtagtactccattgtgtatataaaccacaatttctttatccattcatcagttgatggacatttaggctctttccataatttggctatcatttTCAACATTTCCTAAATggttgtgactatttcttagttctttgatctctgcagcaatagattctctgttgtcttctatttttttcaagcccagctatttgTCTTATGACTATAATTCTAAATTCTTactcagttatattgtttatatctgtgttgaGCAATTATCTAGCTgtaatttcttcctggaatttcttttgaagagaattcttctgttttgtcattttggctagttttctgtcccttatgtgttttaatactTGTTATGAGTCCTGCAGCCAtaagcactactatattaaaaaggggtcatatgCTATTCAGGACCTGGCTCTTCAGAGGTGTTTTGGAGTGTTtcatgctctctgttgttgtgactctggttgctttatctccctactcatagtggtGGATTgtaccttccaccaggtgtgctttgatttgttcattgaagtatccctggaaaaaaatttaataaaagggaggggtggtggaagaggccttatccaacacaaagagagaaatgacaagggcaggggaaaggaaaaccagcaaacaaacaaaattgaccaggcagagtatcagagaaactatatggcttaggccagagagagagagagagagagaggaaaataaagaagaaagagatacagaagaggtgtaaaaagaatagattcaAAATGTCTGCATAAAGAAACCAACAGTCAGAGTAACCagacaggagaaaggaagaaataagaggaagaaaaggaagaatatatatatattcatgcaaAACCACTGTACTGGTATCTGATGGTGCCTTGGAACTGGTGGCTGCAGGGGTTTGGTCAGTGTCAATCTTGCTCTGTTAGATACACAGTTACCAGGCATGAAGGGACATGGTTTGGTGTAGgggggtcctgcctccactgtgggccagTTGTCCCTTCCTTGAaaccccaccttgttggtgatggggagaaaatggCAGCAACCCAGTCGCTCCTCCCCAGACTGGGTGTCCCAAACCAGTCTGTTCAGGCCATCTTCACAGTGCCAGGTGGGTGCTAGTGAGCCAGTTCTATTCTGCTCCATAGTCTCCTATGCCTCCCAGGTGCTCGGCTAGGAAtcaaaccctgatgtcttaaaggatcccactCCAGTGTGTTTTGGTTCCAGGGAAGTGCCACTCCTCCCAGTCAGCCAACTAAGGGCCTCTGGCTCCTCACAGTGCTGAGTGGGCATGAGCAGCCCGCTACCTCCCGCTACACCGTCTCCCGGATCTCCCTGGTGCTCTGCTGGGATTCAGCCCTGATATCTTAAAGGATCCCACTCTGTGAGCCCTGGTTCTGGGGTACTGTCATTCTGCCAGGCAACggacaaagggcctctggctggcagagagcctgcagggtcttttgttcTCAGAATGGCTAtttaccttcttcccacagcactcaagggagAGGATTGCCCTCTCTGGCTGTGCCTGGGAGCCAGCTACTGAGCTTGGAtctggctcccttcctctccaaaTGCATGAATAGGGCACAGAAAGTCCTGCTttagaaattggttctttctccattttttgcgTTCCCCAGTccgtggtttttctcttgttcaaGTAGAATCCTACACTTCCAGAGcctgtctttttcttccctttgtctctccaaagAAGGGAAtctcttccttccattcctatGCCACCCATTCTGTTTCTCCCAGTTTGCAATCATGCACCTATGGCCCACCATGTTGTCCCCTTGGGcctctggagatgtttctgtcactctatAGCCaagattcctggaattccaagtcttctggcctcaatactgctgtgtttgagggacaagggaacttCAGTTCCCCTACTTCTCCATCATGTTGACTCCTCCTCCCCTAACTCATACGTTGAAGCCTTAGCCCCCAGTACCTCAatatatgactgtatttggagatagagccttcAAAGAAGTCAATAAAATAAGTCTGTTACAGTGGATTCTGATATAGTTTGGCTGATATCTTTATAAGAAAGTATTTGGACACAAAGAGAGACACTAGGGGTGCATATGCACTGAGGGGCAACCATgtaaaaagagagcaagaggatAGACATCTTGAATCCAAGAAGAGAAGcctcagaatatttatttatggCACCTCGATCATAGACTTTCATTCTCCAGAATTGGGAGAAAAAATTGGTGTTTAATGCACTCATTCtgtggcagccctagcaaattaccataaacattatacagaataaaaaggaagattaATATGTCTTTGTCCATAAGTGACATAGTTGTCTgtgtagaaaatatgaaagagttgCCAAAATACCCTTCTAAAGCTAATAAGATATGTAGGAGTGTTGCAGGATACatggttaatatacaaaagttaattgCTTTCTATACCACCGATGAGcaagtggaatttaaaattaaaaacacaatactatTTATATTACGATTACCGGCAGTAAAATATTTAGATGTCAATCccacaaaatattaacatgatCTCTaggaagaaaagtataaaattctaatataagaaatcaaagaagatctaacTATATGGAAAACTATTGAATGCTCCTGACAAGGAAAACTTAGCATTGTCAAGATGTCTTTTCTTCCCAACTTGCTCTATTCATTCAATTCAATCTAAATCAAAATTCTAGCAGGTTATTTTTGTGTTATCGGCAAACTTTAGATATTAAATGAGGTTTATCTGAAAAAGGCAAGAGACtggaatagccaacacaatatcaAAGGAAGGAACAGAATCAGAGGAATGACAATACACAAATTCAACTATACACAACCATACAACTATACTCATCCAGACTGTGGTACTGGTGAAAGAATGAATAGTCAATGAAATAGCGTAGAGAGACTAGAAATACAGCCacactgaagaagaaaagcataatgttctcaataggaaaggaaaagtatttgaTACAATTCAACATGCatttctgatattaaaaaaaacaaaattaattgaaAGTAGGCATAAAagacagaattaaagaaaatttttataaacattttttaatgtggaatCATTGGAAACTTTCTATTTGAAAccaggaataaagaaaagatatCCACTACCAAAGACTCATCTTCATTTACCAAAGGATTAtaaccaatgaaataaaaaaacaaattaaatatataagggaggaaaaacactcattattttaagatataaCTATCTTCTCAATAGGAAATTTATGTACACATTATGAGGGtagaatctttttaaatttactattaatatttgaaattgataccaaatttggaaatttgggtTTAGACCTTCGAGTTTTTGTGTGGTGAATATTATAACCATGAGTTATCCCCTTTAACAAGAAAGAATGTTATTATGCTATTTATGACttgtttttttatgtatgtaatgcttttatgaaaattaataatgACTGTGTTTCTACTGATAATGAGTattatataatgaataaaatatatttatattcaatcCATTTACCTACATATAATTTTAGGAAGATtgagcttttctttttgatctatTAATCATTTTGTGGACTTGCAAACAAGGCTATTGAAATAACTGTGATGGGCTAGTTAAACAGAGGGGGCACaaacattataaataattatttatatcataATTTCTGAATCGTTACCACTATGTCATCATGAATTACAAGGATTTGGAGCAACCAtcttaaaatctcaaaaacatatttatttatttatttatttatttatttatttaatgtttatttctttttgagagagagagagagagcatgagtagggcaggggtagagacagagggaaacacaggctctgaagcaggctccaggctctgagctgtcagcacagagcccgacacggagcttgaacccacgagatgtgagatcatgcctgaactgaagtcggatgtttaaccagctgagccacccagggaccctttctcaaaaaatattttgagtacaAAATacgttttaaagtttgttttccaTGTTAATTTGGTATCTTAAATTGGGGAAAGCAATtccaaaaatattatcaaatttgGCTGgtcatttatgaatatttaagtaTAGATCATACATAGTTTGAAATAATATTGGAATCTTAACATTATTAAgtcctgagaaaaaaataaattgaaccaGGTTTATAGTTGGTGCTGCATGGGATATGAGCATCAGCTGGAAATAGACTACTATTGCAGCATTCTAGTCCAGCTCAAAGTTATTTCATATATcacttagaaagaaaatattcaaaataggcACAATTTTAAGCTGCATAGTTATTTTCTTGTCTGGACTATAGTGTCAGACACATATTTTTAGGGTCAGTAGGCTAGTGGTTGACATGGATAACTAGGAACTTGAAATCAGCAAGCTTGAAGGATTACTGACATGGTGGTCTGTTTGTAGAGGGACTTGCCTGAATGGTAAAAGGAATTGAGAATATAAATTTCCCACATGAATGCTCAGTAATTTATATCAGATATGAGGTAGCTTATCAATAATCTGATGAAGGCAATGATCCATTATCTTCCAGATTCTTTGCCATCCAATTCATTGTTCATTCACTAGGTTCTCACCAATAATATAACCATAGTAGAAGAGATAGAACTCACAACATGGATGGCTCAACATTGGCTGACCTGGAAATTATCCATGCTAAGTGCACAATTTTCTGATAGTGGTTATCAAAAATATAGGGAGAAAACCAAGATGTCTActgatgcatgaatggataatgttgaatatgcatacaatggaaccTTATTTGTCATTAAAATGAAGGGAAATTCTGGCTTTTGATAACACCGGTGAACATGGAAGACATAATGCTAAAAGAAAATGGCAATCCCAGACAAATATTCTATAATTCCTATTATATAAAGTATCTGAAAAAGTCAAGCtcttagaagcagagagtagaatggtgattgctgGGGTTGAAtagaggggaaaatgaggaatTGGCATTCAATTGGTTTCAACTTATTTAAATTATGCAAAGTGAACAAGTTCTAGGGATCCATTGTAAAACATTGTGCCTATAGTCACAATACtgtgttgtacacttaaaacttctttaaaagggAAGGTCTCATGGTAAATATTCTTACTACAACAAAAAATTTTCCTGATAGGTATAGTATAACTTGGGGCTATCAGCCAGT
This genomic window contains:
- the LOC122240102 gene encoding LOW QUALITY PROTEIN: olfactory receptor 6C74-like (The sequence of the model RefSeq protein was modified relative to this genomic sequence to represent the inferred CDS: substituted 1 base at 1 genomic stop codon); its protein translation is MGNHTQVTVXLILAGLTDDPQLKVVLFVFLLLTYLLSVTGNLLIITLTLVDITLKTPMYFFLWNFSFLEISYTTTCIPKLLVAMATGNKTISFNCCVIQVFFAFLLGASEFYLLAAMSYDRYVAICKPLHYTTIMSSKICMQLVFCCWFAGFFVIFPPLLLGINLDFCASNVVDHFYCDTTPLLQISCSDTQLLATMGFISASVTLVVTLVMVIISYSFIALTILKIPSTNQKKKAFSTCSSHMIVISLSYGSCIFMYVKPSVKQRISFSKGIAVLNTSIAPLLNPFIYTLRNQQVKKAFMNMIQRVVSFSSK